The Salvia miltiorrhiza cultivar Shanhuang (shh) chromosome 2, IMPLAD_Smil_shh, whole genome shotgun sequence DNA window TTGGTAgggaattaaaaaatattttatatcttaCTCCAAATGAAACCAATTCCGAAGATGTATACCTGAAATAACGACGTGATTGGTCATACTTTTTTATGCAGTAGTAGTAGCAACCCACAGCAAACCATGACAATGCTCTGAATAAACATGCCACATGAAGTCAATGAGACATAAATCTCGAAATTTGGAGACAAAGAAGAAAGCTGGTCATATCAAGAATAAAGAATATTAGTGGATGAACTGATGTCCATGCtggaaaaacaaaaaagaagagaTACATACAATTATTCAGTTTTTTTTGTCCATTTATTCTGATTAACTATATGATACTGGAACCAGTCACCAAAAATaacacatactccctccgtccacaaaaaatagtccctttttgccattttgggatgtccacaaaaattagtccctttccatttttggaaattaTCAATCACATGTTGGGCcctattctccactcacaatacaatagctatttttattaaaacccgtgccgtctcttactaggactattttttgtggacggagggagtattagactATTTTTGTGCTGCTGTTAGCTTATAATAAACCATGTCTGAAAGCTTTAGAGTTAAAAGACCACTGATAAGTGGCTTCAGTGAGCATTTTGAGAACAATGTCTCCTTCAATTATCATCTCATGATTCTTTCAGAGGAAATATTTTCTATAATATTTTATCCTCAAAAGTCAAAACCACTAGGATTCTACCCAGGAGTTTTATGATCATAAAAACTGAACAGGGTGGTTTTCCCCCTGTTGATCAAATCATAATGACACTGAAACTAGTGTTTAACCTGTCTATGATGGCTACATTGTAGGCATGTCAGGGGTGCTTTCAGGAGCATACAGTACATATGGTTCTTGCGAGGggagaaaaaagaaatagaaacaacaggaaaaacaagaaaaatttCCTTTCCTGGTAAATAATGGGTTTTTCTGTAAGTAGTGAAAAATAGTGTAAAGTTCTCACTTTTGAGGATAGTCCTTGACTAAGTTGCAAGCCATCAGATAGAGTTCATTAGAATGCCCAAGCTCCATGGCTGCTGCTAAATGCACAAGGGTGCACTTCAGGTGAAAAGGGTCCTTCTCGAGCAATCTGAATTAATTGCACGTAAGTCAGTAATTGGCAAATAATTATAGAAGAGAAGTTTTGTTCAGAGAACCAAACAAACCCACATTGATGTTAGTTCAAAACATTTTTGGTATTCGCCACACTGGTGATAGTACTCAGCTTTGCAGGCTAAGAGATCAGTGTTGTTCTTCAGAGTACATAATGATTTCTCAGGTGTCTTTGTATTAGAAACTTCGAACTCAAGTTCTCTAAACTTGGCTTCAACTAGAAAAGGGTCCTTCTCAAGCAATCTGAAGTAATAACATGTAAGTAAGCAATTGGCAATAATTACTGAAGAGAAGATCTGTTCATAGAATCAGAGACAAACCCACATCGATGTCAGTTCAAAGTGTTTTTGGTGTTCGCCACACTGGTGATAGTACTCAGCTTTTCGGGCTAAGAGGTCAGTTTTGTTCTTCAGAGTACATAATGATTTCCCAGGTGTCTTTGAATTAGAAACTTCGACCTCAAGTTCTCTAAACTTGGTTTCAACAACATTTTCTTTCTCATACTGGAAATAAAGCCACAACTTAGTCTCATGTTGATAATAAATTCTACAGATGTGAACGTAcaacaatatttacaaaaagatATGGAGACTAATTTCATAAACTTGGAAAACTTACTTTCTTTACCAAGCATGAGTAAAACGAAGAGAGCCATCCATCTTCAGGGCCAAATTGCAAGGTTGCAAGTAGACTGGTCTCTAGAAAAAAAACAAGGAGCATTGAGTTAGGTTCTTATTAAGTCAAATAGTGCGAGAATCAATGACAACAATCTTGGTTCCAATAAATGCGATGACAGATGAGGAGAAAAACAGGAAATTTATGTTTGTCTAAGATGGGCTGCAATTTTACAGAAAACATAGTTCCTCACCTTCTTCGCAACTGAGCATGTGACCCTCTATAAGACATTCCAAGGCCTGAAAAAAGAAAGATGACACGTGATCCCAGAAATATAAAGTCAATAAAAGAACGCATTTAGTAGCATGAAATGACATCCGATACTGAGATAATGAAAGTGTTATTCAGAATTGTACGGTCTTGGAATTTTAAAGCTCAGTATAATGGTTTCAAATAATAGATGAAAACCAAGCTAAAATACAGCAAATTGTCATACCTCATAACATAGAGGATCAGCTTTAATGGCTGCTTTGTACCTTCAAGTGTCATGAGAAAAGATAAATAGATTGAGCTCTATAAGCTAACCAAATCTATTCTACCTAAATCTTAACAACAACAAAATAGAACAAATAGTATCCTAAATATTACTCACCATAAACGAGCTTGTGCACGATTTTCCAAGGCCTCATATGCCTTGCCTCTTAAAAAGCATATCGCTGATATAATCTGTCAGACAAATGTAACCATCATTCTTCACTCTACAACTATCAGGAAAAGTTATTAATGAGtggtttcttttcttttgtatttACCAACATAGACGCGGCCAGCAGTAAATGCCACATTTATGATGTGTTTGATCAAAACAAACTTACATTGATTTCACGATCTTCGCCATCTTTATCCAGGGACATGCTACTACAGTCCTTTGTGTCAGTAATATTACCATGTTCATCCACCTTGGCATCACCAAGCATTAACAGGCATTGATCCCACTCCTTCAGTTCTTCCTGGTTGAATAATACGGTCATCAATCAAATAAGATGGATCAACAAagaccaattaattaaataaatgcatTGATAAGAAATAAGGTAGCATAACTAACACAAAAAACTCACTTCCAACACGCGCGGAAATTCATAAGGAAATGGAAAAGTTGCAGCAAAATTCGAGGTTCTAAAAGAAAACACGTTCAAACAGAAGTTCACTAGAAGCGGAAGAGTGGAAAAGGAAGTGAAATATTACGAGGCATTTGGCAGCTAGGTAGCGAAAACGAAGGTCGCGAAGGACGATTTGCGACGCATTGAGGAGATGGAAGGCGCGGCGGTAATGCCGGCCAAGGTACAGCGCCTGCGCTTGCATGTATATGTCGGCAGGGTCCGCCGTCACCGCCGCCACCTTGTCGGCAAAGAAGATCGCGGACGAGTACAAATGCTTGCTCACGCAGTCGCGGACCACTCCCCGCAGCTTTTCGATTTGCTCTTCCCTCATTTCCCCCCTGCAAATTCTGTAAATCGGCTCAATTTGAGAGGCAGAAATTAGGGTTGGGGAGGCAAATTGGGGGTTTAGCCGTTTAAACTTGAGAATTTCTAAAAGAAAAAGAGCGGGAGCAGTATTTTGCTTTTTGCATTCAGATGTGAATATGAATATGTATATGTATGATATGATATAAAATATGATCTGATTTTGAATTTCATACCGGACTGCATTTGGGCTTTAATTCGAGCAATATTAGGCATCAAGATAAATTTTATGCTTCACTAATAAAGATTCAgcaaatggtttttaatacccactttcataatatatctatcaaatctaTCCACCCttataaaacatctatgaaaaatacccacttcatagtgaaataccatTCCTACCCTTATACTATATCTCTCTTAATACTTCATCTTATACATTAATCCGCGCTTTCaaaattggtatcagagcgggtttttatagaggaattatattatactccctccgtcccaatattcaagtcccgtattcctttttgggccatcccaatattcaagtcccctttccttttttggcataaattacaatacaattagttcaattaattatgtattctctctctctttttaactttaatctcactctctctctctctctctcactctctttcccaaatctgacactctctctctctcttcgcctcttctctctctcggacgCCTCACCACCGCCGTTCCTCTTCTCTCCCGGTGACCGCAGCGACAAGGCCTCTGCCTCGCCGTCCGTTTTCCGGCTACCAGGGCTCTGCCCTCTCCTGGCGTCGACGAGGCGTCGCCGCCTCCTATCTCTCCACCGCCTCAACCCTCTGCATCCACCGCCTCAACCCTCTgatctcctccgcctccaccgACTCCCTCTCCCAGACACATCCGCGCAGCCAGCCGCCGCCCATTTTTCAAGCAGCGGCGCCGCCCTCTGCAAAAGGCGACTCTCTGTATGTACTCTGCCTTCCAccgcctctctctctactctcttcCTCGAAGGCGGTGCGGCGGCACGCCGGTAGTATAGAGGTGGTAGGGTTGCAGATTAGGGAGGTTAATTCCCAGCTCTGTTGCAGATTTGGGGAAAAATGGTGGCCTTGCCGGCAGAGCAAAGATGGTGGATTTTGGTTGTAGATTTGGGTTGCAGATTTGGTTAGGGATTTTGGTTGCAAATTTGGTGCAGTGGATTTCTGACCTTGATTTTGGGTGGCGCGGTGGTGCGGTGGATTTCTGAGCTTGATTTTGCAGATTtgggggaaaatggtggtggCTCCGGAAGCCGGTGGCGGTGACGGCACGGCTTCCTATGTAGCattattagttaatttaattaagaaataaaataccattaattaaagcactaattatgtggtccctactattTTTACATCTACTTTAACTCtgctaaatacccgtgcccaaatgaaAGGGGACttcaatattgggacggagggagtatttaatttattttatgattaacctatgtgggaggagactccattaaaatttatggatccggacgagtgtccgagatgtcttGTATACAGGGTTTCTTTCCAATATTTGGAAAGAGAAAACAGTCGCCTAATGGGCGAGCTACGAGTGTATTGGCGATTCCTAGCGAATCACATTAACGAGGACGAGGAAACTGTTCATGAAATTATTACGAACATACAGGGATATCTTGATACCCTACTGGAGAATGCCGAGGCCAAATCAGCAAATGAACGAGCCAGAGCCAACCTCCATCAATTACATACTTGATGGAACAAAAGGACAAGGCGGGAGCTGTCTACCCAAAGTACCAGCCTATCAAGCCGGATTCTTCCGTAAATATTGAATTACGGGAaatccaaaagacggtggaatactATGGCAACAAGCTATATGATCTACCACTGGAGATGAGCCGGATATCAATGAAACAAGAGGAAATTTTTATCCTCTTACAAGATATCAAAAGAAaggtggaggagatcgaaaggcgaaaaccatgttccgaaAAAATTCGGAATACATGGTCCAAAGAGCAGACGTATCCTCTACCAGTTAATGCAGCACCCAAAAAGCTGCAGACAGAAGAAATAGCTCGGTTCTTAAGAGGGAAAAATCATGAATAACCTCGAAAGGATCGGACTGGAAGATCTACAAGAATTAGCAGAATCCTTTTCTAATTTAAAAATGgtggatctaaagatgaaccaaggagatttCGAGCCCAAAGTCGAAATCCCACGAGAAGAGCCATCCACATCTTCCCGGAGGGCCGAAGTTCGTGAAGAAGCAAGAAGCCTCCAACGAACCAGAAGACGGCGCACACTACAGGaaactcctgtaggaaaggccaTACTCGAGCCAATCCATCCTTATGGGTTAGTTCTCAACATTGACGAAGCAAGCTTCAAAAGTTGGAAATCACTCATTGATGAATGGGCATCAGCCATGAAGATCGTGGTTGCCACCGTGGAAtatgataaaaatgaatttatcaaaatcttcgaggcaagttttgcTGGAATGGCGAAACAGTTTTGGGATAACATCAAAACAAACGAGAAGAATGATCTGTTTGCCAAGTTTCTCCATGGGAAATTCTTGAGAAGGCAACGGAGTATCTCAAAGTTCACTTTCTTAGAATGGGATTCTTTGAAGGTGCGGGAGAAGAAAAGCGTATCAAATACCAACAAGCACTCTACAGCTTGAAGTTGGTAGTTctggagccaaaagctcttgacGAATTTCTACGCTTATATGCCCTATATACACATATGGGGCTGGTCGATGATAAAATAGCCATGGATCTCTTCTTTCtgaagtttccaagtccatggagaaAAATGTTCATCAACGATTACAAGTCACCCAGAGCATTCCCCCTCGACAGTACATCAAGGAGAATGTCCTATGTTCATAAGAAGCTGTCAAAATGGTGTCAGCAGGCAAAAGTCCAGAGagatctcaagaaattgagaaaaatCAACCAAAGAACTCCTTTGATCTGCGACAATATTAATCTACCAACAGAAATAGGTGTAGAATTATTGTAtcaaatgaagaaaaagaaacataGGTTCCAACCCTATGGAAGATAACCAAGAACCAGGCGAGGTTCTTGGAAACCCAGGACTATGTGGTCCAAGCAAAGGGCCCgatcctacaaatcaggccaatggagcggaccatcaaggagCCGGTTTTCATCTCAAAAGCGAATCCCAGcaaggaaaactttcaggcgtacccaGGCCAaatcaaatgaaagtttcaaagattgcaactgctggacgtgcggtgcaaaggggcatatttctacCAACTGCCCCGACAATGAGAAAAGAGGGATgaggagattcgaatccacaccggatatcgaagatgccATCTACAACCAAGAACTGATGCCAGTATATcggttcgaagatatatcctctgatgagagtatatacgagcaagaggaagtctttagttctgaagattcggataCAACTTATGGATcatccggagacgagtcagactagaGAAGATAACAAGGTTTTCACTCTCAAAAGGAGGATCAGAAAggatttaccagccattttctgattccacaagaagaggtggtgaagaaactcgtgaaaaaactcaaggaGAAAACCACGGAGGTgcaaacataccaagggttttcaagCGGGAGAATGAATCAAGTTCTACACagcttgagtccattcaaaaTGAAGCATCATGTCTTCTTCGGCGTGACCAGTCGAGAgttggcgcttccaattgaaaTAACAGGCAACCAGGTGGAGATCCAATTAGTTCCAGCCGCAAATGTGCGGAGGGATCTCTAAAAAATGAAGCCAGAAATCGCCagcacgatgaaatggattcatattggagcaattcagttggtaattaAATCTGCCCTCTCACCAGGGACAGATACACCAATTGATGTTGCAATTTGCGACAAGAGGATTAGAGATCCAAAAGATGCAGTTCTGGGAGCTttctcaggcaatctctatgccaagaagattataaccgaattATATCCACAAATCTCTTATAATCtccaggattcatccttcagccgagccctaacactctatcaggactacaagaggAAAGAGCTAATGATGgaaggaaataggccatactcgatTACATATCAAGTatcgtatgccctatcaaattcccaccacacggatttatttctgggaaaagaattcaTTAAAATcccagaaatattcaaagaagtagCCAAAGTAGTAAATCcgaaccgagtggagattccccaTATTAGGGAAATCGATATCGAAGTAGGAGATAAGCAGGTGCTAGAACACAATCAAAGtctcagattgggagcaccaaggctatcattccaaggaaataggctgaCTTCAAGGCCTTTGGAAAGGAGTTTTTCTCATTCTTATGAGAAAAGGGCGATCCAGGAAGCACCAGTTCCAGGCATAAGAGTAAATCTCAAATGCCCTGAAGGATGGAGACGTgtttccacaagatttaatACAACTGAAAGGAAAAACCAGTTTCCTTGCAACACGTtatattatttggcaaatccataAAGTAACCGATATATCGGAGCACTGGAAGTCGGAGGCTTTGAAATCCAAGTCGAAGGCGAAGCCGGACAAGAAGTTGATGTCCTAATCTTAGGACGTAATTTCCTTGACAACTATcagccatggtcatggaaagcgagtggaatggagatcacaatcggcgGAAGGAGGTTgctgatccaatgacaagtccattctcgatttATATCTCTgtggggatgttatacgaggaattcaaagcagaatattttgctgcttatgtggattcaggagcaggaatctgtacggCAAAAAgaggagtctttccaacagaagttgaagaagaactgcctcgaattgcgggaagggatttctccaagaagattttgctcttatcaaaaggagtaaaacagacagaaatattgatcggcggagcaggccaaacaccttggtacaaggtcaagactccaccaatctatttccatgataccggtgcagatatattatttggaaataattttctgcaaaccttcaagAGGTATACccaggacaatgaagccaggaggctggtgttcacaaccaattgtgaccacaagatcattgtgcaagcATGAGCTTTTAATcgctcaatgccaatcaaattccgcagcaagcgtggtgatgatggcaaactccggagaccacaaatgaaggatcaacggagattcagagatattctgctcaaatgcagaatcaagggattcccagatctctccgaagAAGAAACACAGATCCTCAAAGTTTCTTTGATATCACATAAAGATATTAAGGAAGAAGAACAAGTGTCCAtagccgatgtcaaaagaagaatccagaagtgttatcaCGAGGATCATTTGGCATGGTGGAAtaagaaccagctcaaagccaccttgaaagttaaaactggaaaggagcatgagttcgtaagattAAGACCTATCATGATGAAcgctcaagatcaacaggatatgagaaGTATAATCAaagaacaccttgatttaaaattGATCGAACAGGGAGTTCGCCGTACAGCAGTcatggatttctggtgagaaatcatggggagatcaaacgagaaaaaccaagattggttattaattacaaagggattaatgacattcttgagttcgatggatatttcatcccaagcagagaacacctcatcaactgcatcagaagtgcaagggtattctcaaagttcgattgcaaatcaggattttaccagattcgcatggaagaagggagtaagaagttcacagccttctcaactccacagggacattatgtctggaatgtcatgccaatggggcttGCTAACGCatctcagatattccaaaggaagatggataatcttttcaaagattattcttcattcatgtttgtttatattgatgacattcttattgcatcaaaaaacattcatgagcatgtcaggcatctggagatctttgcggatgtttgtcaacatgaaggactagtgctgtctgaaaagaaggcagtcgtagctacccagaagatggagtttctgggaatcgaGATTGATGAGTCTtgaataattctacaagatcacaTTGTGGAAAAGGCCCAGAAATTCCCA harbors:
- the LOC131012083 gene encoding anaphase-promoting complex subunit 6; the encoded protein is MREEQIEKLRGVVRDCVSKHLYSSAIFFADKVAAVTADPADIYMQAQALYLGRHYRRAFHLLNASQIVLRDLRFRYLAAKCLEELKEWDQCLLMLGDAKVDEHGNITDTKDCSSMSLDKDGEDREINIISAICFLRGKAYEALENRAQARLWYKAAIKADPLCYEALECLIEGHMLSCEEETSLLATLQFGPEDGWLSSFYSCLVKKYEKENVVETKFRELEVEVSNSKTPGKSLCTLKNKTDLLARKAEYYHQCGEHQKHFELTSILLEKDPFLVEAKFRELEFEVSNTKTPEKSLCTLKNNTDLLACKAEYYHQCGEYQKCFELTSILLEKDPFHLKCTLVHLAAAMELGHSNELYLMACNLVKDYPQKALSWFAVGCYYYCIKKYDQSRRYFSKATSLDGTFAPGWIGYGNAYAAQEEGDQAMSAYRTAARLFPGCHLPALYIGMEYMRTHSFKLAEQFFMQAQAVCPSDPLVYNELGVVAYHMKEYKNAVWWFEKTLANVPSSLSEMWEPTLVNLAHALRKLKRYNEAIVYYEKALALSTRSLSTYAGLAYTYHLQDNFTAAITHYHKALWIKPDDQFCTEMLTLALQDECQLGTNPKVGTVRSQLFT